A genomic segment from Fodinicola acaciae encodes:
- a CDS encoding type II secretion system F family protein yields MNGLVAAVALLAAAVVVLWPARTVTARLGQALGSPTPAVSLAGLRAAVRERWPAIVTAPRRTVAATATVAGLPFLLWQGPVAGFCAAVYATLATNAVLDRAARRADESDRRRVETSLAALAADLRAGAHPPDAIVQAGFLDSPGTPANLRAAAGGPAGDSARRLAAAWEVADATGAGLAAVLDRLEADLAATRRRRARMAAEAAGASMTARLLAGLPLAGVAMGYALSADPLRMLLHTPVGAACCVVAVALQAAGLRWSRRIIASAGGPAWS; encoded by the coding sequence ATGAACGGGCTTGTCGCGGCGGTCGCGCTGCTGGCGGCGGCCGTGGTAGTGCTGTGGCCCGCGCGTACGGTCACCGCAAGGCTTGGCCAGGCGCTCGGCTCGCCGACCCCGGCGGTTTCGCTGGCAGGGCTGCGCGCGGCGGTCCGCGAGCGTTGGCCGGCGATCGTGACCGCGCCGCGCCGTACGGTTGCCGCGACGGCCACAGTGGCCGGCCTGCCGTTCCTGCTATGGCAGGGACCGGTGGCCGGATTCTGCGCGGCCGTGTACGCGACCTTGGCCACCAATGCCGTGCTCGACCGTGCCGCCCGCCGGGCCGACGAGAGCGACCGCCGTCGCGTCGAGACCTCGCTGGCCGCCCTGGCCGCGGACCTGCGGGCCGGCGCGCATCCGCCGGACGCCATCGTGCAGGCCGGCTTTCTCGACAGCCCCGGCACGCCGGCCAACCTGCGGGCGGCGGCCGGCGGACCGGCCGGTGACTCGGCTCGCCGGCTCGCGGCGGCGTGGGAAGTGGCGGACGCGACAGGCGCCGGCCTGGCGGCCGTCCTCGACCGGCTGGAGGCCGATCTCGCCGCGACTCGCCGGCGGCGGGCCAGGATGGCCGCTGAGGCGGCCGGAGCGTCGATGACGGCGCGGTTGCTGGCCGGTTTGCCGTTGGCCGGCGTGGCGATGGGTTACGCGCTGTCTGCGGACCCACTGCGGATGCTCCTGCACACACCGGTCGGCGCGGCCTGCTGTGTCGTGGCGGTCGCGCTGCAGGCCGCGGGTCTGCGGTGGAGCCGCCGCATCATCGCCTCCGCCGGAGGTCCGGCATGGAGCTGA
- a CDS encoding TadA family conjugal transfer-associated ATPase: protein MTAVAETSLVGRVRRRLVADRRDPSAGNVAAAVRAEHGAALTDQGVLEIAGRLRSHIAGAGPLDDLLADPEVTDVLVNGAGEVWIDRGTGLTRVEAAADLADEEPLRRFAQRLAAACGRRLDDSNPYVDGRLPDGTRLHAVLPPVSGSGVCLSLRTFRPVAFTLQDLRERRSLTVESAGLLRAIVRARLAFLVTGGTGTGKTTLLNSLLGEVSPAERVLVVEDAAELSPAHPHVLSLRGRPANAEGAGEITLRDLVRQALRMRPDRIVVGECRGPEVIDLLAAFNTGHDGGAGTLHANAAGDAPARLEALAALGGLGRDAVHAQLLPAVRCLIHMVRRDGVRVVDSISILDRDRATGRAVVVPAWRLGGGPTSGWSALRALVADRAGIDAVPAVRS, encoded by the coding sequence ATGACCGCCGTCGCCGAGACCTCGCTGGTCGGCCGGGTCCGCCGGCGTCTGGTGGCCGACCGCCGCGATCCGAGCGCCGGCAACGTCGCGGCCGCCGTACGAGCCGAGCACGGCGCCGCGCTGACCGACCAGGGTGTGCTGGAGATCGCCGGCCGGCTCCGGTCGCACATCGCCGGCGCCGGCCCGCTGGACGATCTGCTGGCCGATCCGGAGGTCACCGACGTACTCGTCAACGGCGCCGGCGAGGTGTGGATCGACCGCGGCACCGGGTTGACGCGGGTCGAGGCGGCCGCCGACCTCGCCGACGAGGAGCCGCTGCGCCGGTTCGCGCAGCGGCTGGCCGCCGCCTGCGGCCGCCGGCTGGACGACAGCAACCCGTATGTCGACGGCCGGCTGCCGGACGGCACGCGGCTGCATGCCGTGCTGCCGCCTGTCTCGGGCAGCGGCGTCTGCCTGTCGCTGCGTACGTTCCGGCCGGTCGCCTTCACCCTGCAGGATCTGCGCGAGCGGCGGTCGCTGACCGTCGAGTCGGCCGGTCTGCTGCGCGCCATCGTCCGGGCCAGGTTGGCGTTCCTGGTCACCGGCGGCACCGGCACCGGCAAGACGACCCTGCTCAACTCCCTGCTCGGCGAGGTGTCGCCGGCCGAGCGCGTGCTGGTCGTCGAGGACGCCGCCGAGCTCAGTCCGGCGCATCCGCACGTGCTGTCGCTGCGCGGCCGGCCGGCCAACGCCGAAGGCGCTGGCGAGATCACCCTGCGAGACCTGGTCCGGCAGGCGCTGCGGATGCGGCCCGACCGGATCGTCGTCGGCGAGTGTCGCGGCCCTGAGGTGATCGACCTGCTCGCCGCGTTCAACACCGGCCACGACGGTGGAGCCGGCACGTTGCACGCCAACGCCGCCGGTGACGCGCCAGCACGGCTGGAGGCGCTCGCCGCGCTCGGCGGCCTCGGCCGCGATGCCGTGCACGCTCAGCTGCTGCCGGCGGTCCGTTGCCTGATCCACATGGTCCGGCGTGACGGTGTGCGGGTCGTCGACAGCATCTCGATCCTGGATCGCGACCGTGCGACCGGCCGGGCCGTGGTCGTGCCGGCGTGGCGCCTCGGCGGTGGTCCGACGAGCGGCTGGTCGGCTCTGCGCGCATTGGTGGCCGACCGCGCCGGCATCGATGCGGTTCCGGCGGTGCGGTCATGA
- a CDS encoding type II secretion system F family protein: MELSAAIAAAALLSAAALVMWTAPTARRAVAVARLTAVVSSGVSMPTEPPAARKRHWMVAAAVLAGVATWVLIGDWWGLPVGAVAALAIHRVSGRLEPAGARAERAAATGWLPFAADLLAAAVRVGATTESALRVVADAVGGPVGERFAAVGHALSMGAPPDEAWQSLADLPEASALIQAGVRSASSGAALADTATAVAERIRADLDATAEASARRAGVLVVLPLGLCFLPAFVLLGVMPVVGSVLAGVLR; encoded by the coding sequence ATGGAGCTGAGTGCCGCGATCGCGGCTGCCGCGTTGCTGAGTGCGGCCGCGCTGGTCATGTGGACGGCTCCGACGGCTCGGCGCGCGGTCGCCGTGGCGCGCTTGACCGCGGTCGTCAGCAGCGGGGTGAGCATGCCGACCGAGCCGCCGGCCGCGCGCAAGCGGCACTGGATGGTGGCGGCCGCGGTGCTTGCCGGTGTCGCCACCTGGGTCCTGATCGGCGACTGGTGGGGGTTGCCGGTCGGTGCGGTCGCGGCATTGGCGATCCATCGGGTCAGCGGCCGGCTGGAGCCGGCCGGCGCACGCGCCGAGCGGGCCGCCGCGACCGGCTGGCTGCCGTTCGCCGCCGACCTGCTTGCCGCCGCCGTACGCGTAGGCGCGACCACCGAGAGCGCCTTGCGTGTGGTCGCCGACGCTGTCGGTGGTCCGGTCGGAGAGCGGTTCGCGGCGGTCGGCCATGCGCTGTCCATGGGCGCTCCGCCGGACGAGGCGTGGCAGTCGCTGGCCGACCTGCCGGAGGCGTCCGCCCTCATCCAGGCCGGCGTGCGTTCGGCGAGCAGTGGCGCCGCGCTCGCCGACACAGCGACGGCGGTCGCCGAGCGGATCCGCGCCGACCTCGACGCGACCGCCGAGGCGTCCGCACGCCGCGCCGGCGTCTTGGTCGTGCTGCCGCTCGGCCTGTGTTTCCTGCCGGCCTTCGTCCTGCTCGGGGTGATGCCGGTGGTCGGTTCGGTGCTGGCCGGAGTGCTGCGGTGA
- a CDS encoding type IV secretory system conjugative DNA transfer family protein, giving the protein MSGERRVFRLVFPADLRANQVTAWLAAVAGLGRGWRFGVLKTRSVTFELLANSAGIEYWLQLPASESELAVRQLRTLMPGIRVMPARTLTRPVWQAVAEVAMTRPQRRLRTANVETMVASLLAAVQTLAVGEAVLLQLVLCPAAPENPPAESDKPVLTLHPALNYLERLGRPNREELADRQAKLAEPNFLAVLRLAAGADQPVQAAQLVRRVGQTLDGFGNANTQLRRRWLPAGVVRQRVVDAKTPLIFPMELSASEVLALLGWPVGQPYIAGLPPAQTKHMPATEAVPRTGRVLATSNFPGAERPLAISAEDSLKHLQVIGPTGVGKTTLLANLLAQDMAAGHGVVLIESKGDLFRQALQLVPKDRMDEVIVLDVTDTGRPVGFNILRDGQSRAAIERICALFERLYGDQRGVWVREVLYHGLRTLTVRPDSAFVDLAPLLQPMSADEEAWRSGLLAEVHEPEIQHFWQRFDKKPGQYAAVQPVLDRIWQLNARPEIRNIIGQGTSSFDMAEVLRTGKILLVNLAGVGQATASLVGTLLINSIWAHVQAGGLRRPVFLHLDEFQDFLRLPIEPGDMLARARSLNLGLILAHQLLAPLPHDLRAAVMANARSKVVFQLSADDALSFSREFGRWVSQDDLMQLGQYEVICRLATGAAVGQPVTGKTLPPAATTSRAGDVRVRSARMYGRPSAQVEADIAARRRPHGGGSRPKPKIGGQEWN; this is encoded by the coding sequence ATGAGCGGCGAGCGGCGTGTCTTTCGACTGGTATTTCCGGCTGATCTGCGGGCGAACCAGGTCACCGCCTGGTTGGCGGCCGTCGCCGGCTTGGGCCGTGGCTGGCGGTTCGGTGTCCTCAAGACCCGCAGCGTGACATTCGAGCTGCTGGCGAACAGCGCCGGCATCGAATATTGGTTGCAGCTGCCGGCGTCGGAGTCCGAACTGGCCGTCCGCCAGTTGCGGACGTTGATGCCGGGTATCCGGGTGATGCCGGCCCGAACCTTGACTCGACCGGTCTGGCAGGCCGTCGCCGAAGTCGCGATGACCCGTCCGCAGCGGCGTTTGCGCACCGCCAACGTCGAGACGATGGTGGCCTCGCTGTTGGCCGCGGTCCAGACGCTGGCCGTTGGCGAGGCCGTCCTGCTGCAACTGGTCCTCTGCCCGGCCGCGCCCGAAAATCCGCCGGCTGAGTCGGACAAGCCGGTCCTGACGTTGCACCCGGCCCTGAACTACCTAGAGCGGCTGGGTCGCCCTAACCGGGAGGAGCTGGCTGACCGGCAGGCCAAGCTCGCGGAGCCGAATTTCTTGGCGGTGCTGCGGTTGGCAGCCGGTGCCGATCAGCCAGTGCAGGCCGCGCAGCTGGTTCGTCGCGTCGGACAGACGCTGGACGGATTCGGTAACGCCAACACGCAGTTGCGCCGGCGCTGGCTCCCGGCCGGCGTCGTTCGTCAGCGGGTGGTCGACGCCAAAACGCCGTTGATCTTCCCAATGGAACTCTCGGCCAGCGAGGTGTTGGCTCTACTCGGCTGGCCGGTCGGGCAGCCGTACATCGCCGGACTGCCACCAGCGCAGACCAAGCACATGCCCGCCACCGAGGCAGTGCCGCGGACGGGGCGGGTGCTGGCCACGTCGAACTTTCCCGGCGCTGAGCGGCCGTTGGCGATCAGCGCAGAGGATTCGTTGAAGCATCTTCAGGTGATCGGGCCGACCGGCGTCGGCAAGACAACCCTGCTGGCCAACCTGCTCGCACAAGATATGGCCGCCGGTCACGGCGTCGTCCTGATCGAGAGCAAGGGCGATCTCTTCCGGCAGGCCTTGCAGCTGGTACCGAAGGATCGGATGGACGAGGTCATCGTCCTGGACGTAACCGACACGGGGCGGCCGGTCGGCTTCAACATCCTGCGGGACGGCCAATCGCGAGCGGCAATTGAGCGGATCTGCGCACTGTTCGAGCGCCTATATGGAGATCAGCGCGGTGTCTGGGTACGCGAAGTGCTCTACCACGGGTTGCGAACATTGACCGTGCGGCCGGATTCGGCGTTCGTCGACCTGGCGCCACTGCTGCAGCCGATGAGCGCCGACGAAGAGGCCTGGCGTTCTGGGCTGTTGGCCGAGGTGCATGAGCCAGAGATCCAGCATTTCTGGCAGCGCTTCGACAAGAAGCCAGGGCAGTACGCCGCTGTCCAGCCGGTGCTGGATCGGATCTGGCAGCTGAATGCGCGGCCGGAGATCCGGAACATCATCGGCCAGGGCACGTCGAGCTTCGACATGGCGGAGGTACTGCGGACTGGGAAGATCCTGCTGGTCAACCTCGCCGGCGTTGGCCAGGCGACGGCCAGTCTGGTCGGCACGCTGCTGATCAACTCAATCTGGGCGCACGTCCAAGCCGGCGGCTTGCGCAGGCCGGTCTTCCTGCACTTGGACGAATTCCAGGACTTTCTGCGCCTGCCGATCGAGCCGGGCGACATGCTGGCCAGGGCGCGCAGCCTGAACCTCGGGCTGATCTTGGCTCATCAGCTGCTGGCACCGTTGCCGCACGACCTCCGAGCTGCGGTGATGGCCAACGCGCGTAGCAAGGTGGTCTTCCAACTCTCTGCCGACGATGCCCTGAGTTTCTCTCGCGAATTTGGCCGCTGGGTCAGTCAGGACGACCTGATGCAGCTGGGCCAGTACGAGGTCATCTGCCGGTTGGCGACCGGCGCGGCGGTCGGTCAACCGGTCACTGGCAAGACATTGCCGCCGGCCGCGACGACCAGTCGCGCTGGGGACGTGCGCGTGCGGTCGGCTCGTATGTACGGGCGCCCCTCGGCGCAGGTCGAAGCCGACATTGCAGCGCGACGCCGCCCACATGGTGGCGGATCCAGACCGAAGCCGAAGATCGGTGGACAGGAGTGGAACTGA
- the ssd gene encoding septum site-determining protein Ssd: MSRRTTDPWLTELTNRPLLVFERPDLLDDVLRLAAAACVEPEVAHDPAAARPHWQSAPLVVLDAAAAAACARARLPRRDWVVVVTDQADDSRVWEAATELAADHVMPLPASEPWLVDRLTAADGGPSADGRVVAVVGGRGGAGASVLAAGLAVTAVRMGLRPLLVDADPLGGGIDLALGGEQTAGLRWPDLTAGPPGRLNAPSLLKALPRVGELCVLSWDRSDVLEADPAAVRAVLEAGRRGRDLVVVDLPRRPDDATTAAVQASDTTLLVVPAEVRGCAAAARMAKVLQPHCADLRIVVRGPAPAGLKSRDLAKALGLPLAGLLRPEPGLAAALERGEPPAGKGAGPLADVCRSLLSSLEMLPVAEAA; encoded by the coding sequence GTGTCCCGCCGAACGACCGATCCGTGGCTGACCGAGCTGACCAACCGACCGTTGCTCGTCTTCGAGCGGCCCGACCTGCTCGACGACGTGCTGCGGCTGGCCGCGGCCGCATGTGTGGAGCCGGAGGTCGCGCACGACCCCGCCGCCGCTCGCCCGCACTGGCAGTCCGCGCCGCTCGTCGTGCTCGACGCGGCGGCAGCCGCGGCCTGCGCCAGAGCGCGGCTGCCGCGGCGCGACTGGGTGGTCGTGGTGACCGACCAGGCCGACGACAGCCGCGTCTGGGAGGCGGCCACCGAGCTCGCCGCCGACCATGTGATGCCGCTGCCGGCGTCGGAGCCGTGGCTGGTCGACCGGCTGACCGCGGCCGACGGAGGACCGAGCGCGGACGGCCGAGTCGTGGCGGTGGTCGGTGGTCGTGGTGGCGCCGGAGCGAGCGTGCTCGCCGCCGGGCTGGCGGTCACCGCCGTCCGGATGGGCCTGCGCCCGCTGCTGGTCGACGCCGACCCGCTCGGTGGCGGCATCGACCTCGCGCTCGGCGGCGAGCAGACCGCCGGCCTGCGCTGGCCGGACCTGACCGCCGGTCCGCCGGGCCGGCTCAACGCACCGAGCCTGCTGAAGGCGCTGCCCAGGGTCGGCGAGCTGTGTGTGCTGTCCTGGGACCGCAGCGACGTGCTGGAGGCCGACCCGGCGGCCGTACGAGCCGTTCTGGAGGCCGGCAGGCGCGGTCGCGATCTGGTGGTGGTCGACCTGCCGCGCCGGCCGGACGACGCCACCACGGCCGCCGTGCAGGCCAGTGACACCACCTTGCTGGTCGTGCCGGCGGAGGTGCGGGGCTGCGCGGCAGCCGCGCGGATGGCGAAGGTGCTCCAGCCGCACTGTGCCGACCTGCGCATCGTCGTACGGGGCCCGGCTCCGGCCGGCCTCAAGTCGCGCGACCTAGCCAAGGCGCTCGGCCTGCCGCTGGCCGGTCTGCTGCGGCCGGAGCCGGGCCTGGCCGCGGCGCTGGAGCGCGGCGAGCCGCCGGCCGGCAAAGGCGCCGGACCGCTGGCCGACGTGTGCCGCAGCCTGCTTTCCTCACTGGAGATGCTGCCGGTCGCGGAGGCGGCATGA